A part of Myxococcales bacterium genomic DNA contains:
- a CDS encoding sterol desaturase family protein, with translation MMEVRPDNRSNMLFLLSMLVYPFLVLSMCFMIFLAFEQNIDFGMCNVFFLVWTIFYLAIMEALIPYDMSWRPTIKEWLRDLVYLIITMLGGGMAVIVVHGISAYSAPQRSSLPLWLEIILALIMSSLGSYIFHRVSHIHPWLWRVHGIHHVEQKVNVGNNGVNHFLDVLGRRFLALLPLMLLGFSEEALFIIGMFNTMQGYFSHANVCVYLGWLNYFVVSPEQHRLHHSKDLNEAGHYGTDVPLWDLLFGSYTWKNGKKPKAIGVVDPNKFPSPDNIIAGMLNPWRRHYIEK, from the coding sequence ATGATGGAAGTACGACCAGATAATCGCAGTAATATGCTATTTCTTCTATCTATGCTCGTCTATCCGTTCCTTGTCTTATCTATGTGTTTTATGATTTTCTTAGCCTTCGAGCAAAATATCGATTTTGGTATGTGTAATGTATTTTTTTTAGTCTGGACAATTTTTTATTTAGCCATAATGGAAGCCCTTATCCCTTACGATATGAGTTGGCGCCCGACCATCAAGGAATGGCTGCGCGATTTAGTATATTTGATAATAACTATGCTCGGTGGAGGAATGGCGGTTATAGTTGTCCATGGGATCAGTGCTTATAGTGCACCTCAGCGAAGTAGTTTACCGTTATGGCTTGAGATTATTTTGGCTTTGATTATGAGTTCCCTGGGATCATATATTTTTCATAGAGTGAGTCACATACACCCGTGGTTGTGGAGGGTGCATGGTATTCATCATGTTGAACAAAAAGTGAATGTTGGTAATAACGGAGTCAATCATTTTCTCGATGTTCTTGGTCGGCGATTTTTGGCATTGTTGCCTCTTATGCTCTTAGGATTTTCTGAAGAAGCCCTTTTTATTATTGGAATGTTTAATACAATGCAGGGCTATTTTTCTCATGCTAACGTATGTGTTTATCTCGGCTGGCTCAATTATTTTGTTGTAAGTCCTGAACAACATCGCTTGCACCACAGCAAAGATTTAAATGAAGCAGGCCATTATGGCACTGATGTTCCATTGTGGGATTTGCTTTTTGGAAGTTATACTTGGAAGAACGGAAAAAAACCAAAAGCTATCGGTGTTGTCGATCCAAATAAATTTCCTTCACCAGATAATATCATTGCAGGAATGCTCAACCCCTGGCGTCGACACTACATAGAAAAATGA
- a CDS encoding acyl-CoA dehydrogenase family protein — protein MFSQTHYKNYDNLFRKDAFLLGLTRRLLPQETYLLAAPQLENLGDAIVSQLMELGNRADKNPPFLENCDVFGHRIDKLHLSHEWQRIKKFAQQNRLVGIGYDKRFRHGRRIVQSAMQLMFSAYSSNLSCPLAMTDGAIKVLNEYAPKSLKEQVLQELLGKEESAAFCGQWMTERSGGSDLKKIETHATLARKESDQEIYRLYGLKWFCSAIDNEYALVLAQIPNEGPSLFLLKVWQNEQLMEGIKIERLKNKLGTKALPTAEVRLEGATATLIGIKGRGIFCASGILNITRYYNALASASIINRAFFSCLAYAKIRHSFGKAIIDHPFHLKTLAHIDAQRTGAVALCFEIARLLGSIEEGTSSEKDGPLLRVLIPIAKIILAKWAIYATSEAMEAVGGIGYLEDTEFPQLLRDAQVLPIWEGTTNILIHDLLRAQRKEGALTILLKELCERANNLMIDETDACRILKSRLQLISEKVMNAIHKSEDDSSLYLESFARKAVFTIGTCTAALLLAESKPFITQADSFASTRFTTFVENNLCGHFSM, from the coding sequence ATGTTCAGCCAAACTCATTACAAAAACTATGATAATCTCTTTCGCAAGGATGCTTTCTTGCTCGGTCTTACGCGCCGCCTTCTTCCGCAAGAGACCTATCTTTTAGCCGCACCACAACTAGAAAATCTTGGTGATGCCATAGTGAGCCAATTAATGGAGCTGGGGAACCGCGCAGATAAAAATCCCCCTTTTTTAGAAAATTGCGATGTTTTTGGTCATCGCATTGACAAGCTCCATCTTTCCCATGAGTGGCAACGAATAAAAAAATTTGCTCAACAAAATCGTTTGGTGGGTATCGGCTATGATAAGCGCTTTCGTCATGGAAGAAGAATCGTTCAAAGTGCAATGCAACTGATGTTTTCAGCCTATTCATCAAATCTAAGCTGCCCTCTAGCAATGACCGACGGCGCTATCAAAGTTTTAAATGAATATGCTCCCAAGAGCTTGAAGGAACAAGTTTTGCAAGAATTGCTTGGCAAAGAGGAAAGCGCTGCATTTTGTGGGCAGTGGATGACCGAACGTAGTGGTGGATCCGACTTAAAAAAAATTGAGACTCATGCCACCCTGGCACGCAAAGAAAGTGATCAAGAAATTTATCGGCTTTATGGACTCAAATGGTTTTGTTCAGCTATCGATAATGAATACGCCTTGGTCTTAGCGCAAATTCCCAATGAGGGACCTAGTTTATTCTTGCTAAAAGTATGGCAAAACGAACAACTCATGGAAGGCATTAAAATTGAGCGCCTTAAAAATAAACTTGGCACAAAAGCACTCCCAACTGCCGAAGTAAGACTCGAAGGCGCAACAGCCACGCTGATAGGTATTAAAGGAAGAGGAATTTTTTGCGCGTCGGGTATACTCAATATCACTCGTTACTACAATGCCCTCGCATCAGCATCGATCATCAATAGAGCATTTTTTTCTTGTCTGGCCTATGCCAAAATTCGCCATAGCTTTGGAAAAGCAATCATCGACCACCCTTTTCACTTAAAAACACTCGCTCATATTGATGCTCAAAGAACAGGTGCAGTGGCATTATGCTTTGAAATCGCCCGCCTCTTAGGCAGTATAGAGGAAGGTACGAGCAGCGAAAAAGATGGACCATTGCTCAGAGTTCTTATTCCCATCGCAAAAATTATACTTGCCAAATGGGCTATCTATGCAACAAGCGAAGCTATGGAAGCTGTGGGAGGTATTGGCTATCTGGAAGATACAGAATTTCCTCAACTATTGCGCGATGCACAGGTGCTTCCTATATGGGAAGGTACCACCAATATTTTGATCCACGATTTGTTACGTGCTCAACGAAAGGAAGGAGCACTCACTATTTTATTAAAAGAATTATGCGAGCGTGCCAACAACCTGATGATTGACGAAACTGACGCATGCCGGATATTAAAATCTCGACTTCAATTGATCAGTGAAAAGGTTATGAATGCAATTCATAAATCAGAAGATGATAGTTCTCTTTATCTGGAATCATTTGCTAGAAAAGCTGTGTTTACTATAGGAACCTGTACCGCTGCTCTCTTACTTGCTGAATCAAAGCCTTTTATAACTCAGGCTGATTCCTTTGCCTCAACGCGATTTACAACCTTTGTAGAAAATAATTTATGTGGTCATTTTTCTATGTAG
- a CDS encoding transposase, whose translation MNVGVSTQAAERLKGQKGFVPQIFRWAVERTFAWLNRNRRLVRNYEKSTRQQESMNYIAHASLCIKRLEKWLTA comes from the coding sequence TTGAATGTAGGAGTAAGCACCCAAGCGGCAGAACGCCTGAAAGGACAAAAGGGATTTGTACCACAGATATTTCGTTGGGCAGTTGAAAGAACTTTTGCTTGGTTGAATAGAAACCGGCGCCTGGTTCGTAACTATGAGAAGAGTACAAGGCAACAGGAATCAATGAACTACATCGCTCATGCAAGCTTGTGCATCAAGCGATTGGAAAAGTGGCTTACCGCCTAA
- a CDS encoding ankyrin repeat domain-containing protein, with protein MLLAMRTGSWELMKYLLDRPETIFDPTNENSSNVEVLFYSIKENRKNEFKKLVDYIETKFNQEKFLQVLNSPLAGYSLLHYALTIDDDYYANHLISVGADVNLAIQKNGIRPIHIASGLSDTDKLQLLLLNTKIDIGAKTTDKGLSALHFTALKKQKRAMELLLNDRNKKYFNINEPSKSGITPLGFAVLNFKNGSNDDQEIVRILLDNGADVTAEDQNRNSVISIAVGMGKIDVVKVFLEGQRQEILESFEANGVLPGMAYLFSLDNYVRPIGIALNNQDEISRNEMASYLFFLFENKVKKAISAAYELSEEEKAQLFESMSEHLNNAESIEQSLNNLSVTKNEVGYNVLQMFVNKDLKWVLIEELLIILNSVLYQLSEKQINSIFNTDEESLLKLLQDQNDGGESVIHRIVREKSVQKNIEALALRIAREFVLIWTTIPVDLQKNLVEFHQSWKKYPVISAHPEINWHSAMEKMHNFVSMGKNVLIEKPEMLKRLRYLFDKREKASESENIVIIHSSNKGNNNNNNA; from the coding sequence TTGCTTTTAGCTATGAGAACAGGAAGCTGGGAGCTTATGAAATATCTGCTGGATCGGCCAGAAACCATTTTTGATCCGACTAACGAAAATAGTAGCAATGTAGAAGTGCTTTTTTACTCAATCAAAGAGAATAGGAAAAATGAGTTCAAGAAATTGGTTGACTATATTGAAACAAAATTCAATCAAGAAAAATTCCTACAGGTTCTAAACAGCCCATTAGCGGGATATTCACTACTGCATTACGCACTTACAATAGATGATGACTATTACGCTAATCACTTGATTAGTGTTGGTGCTGATGTCAACTTAGCAATACAAAAGAATGGTATTCGTCCTATCCACATAGCATCTGGGCTTAGTGATACAGATAAATTGCAGCTGTTGTTGCTCAATACGAAAATTGATATCGGTGCCAAAACTACTGACAAGGGATTAAGCGCACTTCATTTTACTGCGTTAAAAAAACAAAAACGCGCAATGGAATTACTTTTAAATGATCGAAATAAAAAATATTTCAACATTAATGAACCTAGCAAATCAGGTATAACGCCGCTTGGATTTGCAGTCCTTAATTTTAAAAATGGATCGAATGATGATCAAGAAATTGTACGAATTCTTTTGGATAATGGCGCTGATGTAACAGCAGAAGATCAAAATCGCAATTCTGTTATTTCCATTGCAGTCGGTATGGGAAAAATTGACGTCGTTAAAGTCTTTCTAGAGGGCCAGCGTCAAGAGATATTGGAGAGCTTTGAGGCCAATGGTGTATTGCCAGGAATGGCATATCTATTTTCTCTTGATAACTATGTTCGGCCAATTGGAATAGCACTGAATAATCAAGATGAAATATCAAGAAATGAAATGGCGAGCTATTTGTTTTTTCTATTTGAAAATAAAGTAAAAAAAGCGATTAGTGCGGCATATGAATTGTCAGAAGAAGAGAAAGCTCAACTTTTTGAGTCAATGTCAGAACACTTAAATAATGCTGAGTCTATTGAACAATCGTTAAACAATCTATCAGTTACTAAAAACGAAGTTGGCTATAATGTGTTGCAGATGTTTGTTAATAAGGATCTTAAATGGGTATTAATAGAAGAGCTGCTAATTATCTTAAACAGTGTCCTTTACCAGCTATCAGAAAAGCAGATTAATTCTATTTTTAATACCGATGAAGAATCACTATTGAAATTGTTGCAAGACCAAAATGATGGGGGAGAGTCAGTAATACATCGAATCGTAAGAGAAAAATCAGTTCAAAAAAATATAGAGGCTCTTGCTCTAAGGATTGCCAGAGAATTTGTGCTGATATGGACAACTATTCCCGTTGACCTGCAAAAAAATCTAGTAGAATTCCATCAATCCTGGAAAAAATATCCTGTGATATCTGCTCATCCAGAAATTAATTGGCACTCGGCGATGGAAAAAATGCATAATTTTGTATCAATGGGAAAAAATGTTTTAATTGAAAAACCAGAAATGTTGAAGCGTCTTCGTTATTTATTTGATAAGCGCGAGAAGGCTTCGGAAAGCGAAAACATTGTTATTATTCATTCATCCAATAAAGGCAATAACAACAATAATAATGCGTAA
- a CDS encoding IS1595 family transposase → MYKRRSRLTVRQQSELIKLFVAGVTARAASELVIIQSNTASNFFLRLRKLIASKLPSYDLSGEIEVDESYFGGVRKGKRGRGAGGKVAVFGLLKRGGKVYTAIIPNAKTETLLPIVEEKVLPDSIVYTDTFKSYNALDVSAFHHMRINHSKLFADKQNHINGIENFWNQAKRNLRKFNGIKQDNFYWFLKECEWRFNGGNHQQLLKQLKYWYKHTKH, encoded by the coding sequence ATGTATAAGAGACGCAGCCGTTTAACAGTGCGCCAGCAGAGCGAACTGATAAAATTATTTGTTGCTGGTGTAACCGCCAGAGCAGCATCAGAACTGGTTATTATTCAATCTAATACAGCCAGTAATTTCTTCTTAAGGTTAAGAAAATTAATAGCCAGCAAACTTCCAAGCTATGACTTAAGCGGAGAAATTGAAGTAGATGAAAGTTATTTTGGCGGAGTTCGAAAAGGCAAGAGAGGACGTGGAGCTGGAGGTAAAGTAGCTGTTTTTGGCCTTCTTAAGCGAGGTGGCAAGGTTTACACAGCCATCATTCCTAATGCAAAAACAGAAACTCTTCTGCCTATTGTAGAAGAGAAAGTTCTTCCGGACAGCATAGTTTATACAGATACCTTTAAATCATATAATGCCTTAGATGTATCTGCATTTCACCATATGCGCATTAATCATTCCAAGCTGTTTGCTGATAAGCAAAACCATATCAATGGGATTGAGAACTTCTGGAACCAAGCCAAACGCAATCTGCGTAAGTTTAATGGGATAAAACAGGATAATTTTTATTGGTTTCTTAAGGAATGTGAATGGCGCTTCAACGGAGGCAATCACCAACAGCTTCTAAAACAGCTAAAATACTGGTATAAACACACTAAACATTAA
- a CDS encoding patatin-like phospholipase family protein, with the protein MKSNNLFFTVFLSCFLFQTLIVSSCSDAPNSFVDQPKNGSKSSQEVKKFTPVEKPIANETEGLEAPDENYENQKLNPIKVLSLDGGGIRGVLLARLLQKFEQVSDKRIYELFDLIAGTSTGGLLSLLLTMPLSKDKLPLTVKEAEKFYKDNARLIFKYSCSNLIPKTVCSLRGPLYDALSMEALIQKTFGKKLFSESLIPTLLTTFSIEEKQGISLESDNAKFSHLNVLEVARATSAAPTFFIPKEVTLINSNNRPYQAFLIDGGIYKNNPAPLAFDKAERIFGRAEILRRGIVLVSIGTGKGVLNSHNGSSLLNAGAATWAPAVIDALIDGSSNEDEGAMENIFESLPGSHYIRIQTLLDNANYPEITELDSTTEKTIDLLLQAAEITKQSAEYQKALKLITNHEL; encoded by the coding sequence ATGAAATCAAATAATTTATTTTTCACAGTTTTTTTATCCTGTTTTTTATTTCAAACTCTTATCGTTTCATCATGCAGTGATGCCCCCAACTCCTTTGTCGATCAGCCTAAAAACGGCTCTAAAAGCAGCCAAGAAGTTAAAAAGTTCACACCTGTTGAAAAACCTATCGCAAACGAGACTGAAGGACTTGAAGCTCCCGATGAAAATTACGAAAACCAAAAACTAAACCCAATAAAGGTATTAAGCCTTGATGGTGGAGGTATACGCGGCGTTCTTCTTGCAAGACTCTTACAAAAGTTTGAACAGGTCTCTGATAAAAGAATATACGAGCTCTTTGATCTTATTGCAGGAACATCTACAGGAGGATTACTCTCCTTACTGCTCACCATGCCTCTTTCAAAAGACAAGCTGCCACTGACGGTAAAAGAGGCTGAAAAATTTTATAAAGATAATGCTCGTTTAATTTTTAAATACAGCTGTTCAAATTTAATACCTAAAACCGTCTGCAGTTTGCGAGGACCCCTCTATGATGCTTTGTCCATGGAAGCACTCATACAGAAAACTTTTGGCAAAAAACTTTTTTCTGAATCTCTCATACCAACTTTACTCACAACTTTTTCTATAGAAGAAAAACAAGGTATTTCTTTGGAAAGTGATAATGCCAAATTTTCACACCTTAATGTGCTTGAAGTTGCACGCGCCACTTCGGCGGCACCCACCTTTTTTATTCCCAAGGAAGTAACTCTCATAAACTCAAACAATCGGCCTTACCAAGCATTTCTCATAGATGGCGGCATCTACAAAAATAATCCTGCTCCTTTAGCTTTTGACAAAGCTGAAAGGATTTTCGGCCGAGCTGAGATTTTACGTCGAGGGATTGTTCTTGTCTCTATTGGAACTGGCAAGGGAGTTCTCAACAGTCATAATGGTTCAAGCTTACTCAATGCTGGAGCGGCAACATGGGCTCCAGCTGTAATAGATGCCCTAATAGATGGTTCATCAAATGAAGACGAAGGAGCTATGGAAAATATCTTTGAATCCCTGCCAGGTTCCCATTATATTCGCATTCAAACCCTGCTTGATAATGCCAACTATCCCGAAATTACCGAACTCGATAGTACAACCGAAAAGACTATAGATCTCTTGTTGCAGGCAGCCGAGATCACCAAACAAAGCGCGGAATATCAGAAAGCCCTTAAGTTAATTACCAATCATGAGCTTTAG
- the pdxH gene encoding pyridoxamine 5'-phosphate oxidase: MNMPTPRIEFNKRELDEQDVGADPYALFKRWWEEAIMAKLNMPDAAVFSTVTAQNCADARVVFIKEFDENGFVFYTNYQSAKGQEIAQNPCGHLVLFWSDFERQVRIQGKVVKTDRAQSESYFKTRPRSSQVGAWVSRQSEVLSSRAELESSFKEAQGSFKDIEVPCPPHWGGYCLKPRYFEFWQGRPSRLHDRFCFSLSDSQEWEIQRLYP; encoded by the coding sequence ATGAACATGCCAACTCCTCGAATTGAATTTAATAAGCGAGAATTAGATGAACAAGACGTGGGAGCAGATCCGTATGCTTTATTTAAACGGTGGTGGGAAGAGGCCATCATGGCTAAGCTCAACATGCCTGATGCTGCAGTATTTTCCACTGTAACGGCACAAAATTGTGCAGATGCTCGAGTGGTTTTTATTAAGGAATTTGATGAGAATGGTTTTGTTTTTTATACCAATTATCAAAGTGCAAAAGGGCAAGAAATAGCACAAAATCCCTGTGGACACCTAGTTTTATTTTGGTCCGATTTTGAACGACAGGTGCGCATTCAAGGAAAAGTAGTCAAAACTGACAGAGCTCAATCGGAGTCATATTTCAAAACTCGACCTCGCTCTTCTCAAGTTGGAGCTTGGGTTTCGAGGCAAAGCGAGGTTCTTTCTTCAAGAGCTGAGCTTGAATCTTCTTTTAAAGAGGCTCAAGGCAGTTTCAAGGATATAGAGGTGCCGTGCCCTCCTCACTGGGGAGGCTATTGTTTAAAGCCACGCTATTTTGAGTTTTGGCAAGGGCGGCCTAGCCGCTTGCATGACCGTTTTTGTTTTTCTTTATCTGATAGCCAAGAGTGGGAAATACAAAGACTTTATCCTTGA
- the hslU gene encoding ATP-dependent protease ATPase subunit HslU: MEKNFTPREVVSELDRYIVGQKQAKKAVAIALRNRWRRQRVDKKLRDEISPKNIIMMGPTGCGKTEIARRLAKLANAPFIKVEATKFTEVGYVGRDVDSMVRDLVECSVKMCKENAMKGVASKAAQRAQERILDILLPAPQSPKTMPFDLREVEQPTEPPADKQHDETREKMRAMLKEGKLDNKEVNIEVSQASNGPVMHMFGQTGMEDMANQIQEALQGAMGRGRKKKKKMTVPEALEVLQSEEAARLIDMEQVQRDAVEIAEQNGIIFIDEIDKVAKADGGKGPDVSREGVQRDILPIVEGSTVSTKYGFVKTDHILFIAAGAFHISKPSDLIPELQGRFPIRVELDSLNQEDFIRILTEPENSLVKQYSALLKTEDVDLKFESSGIKSIAQVAYNVNSSQENIGARRLHTVMEKLLEEESFSSPDTPNTQVVIDEKLVLERLSPILKDEDLSKYIL; encoded by the coding sequence ATCGAAAAGAATTTTACTCCAAGAGAAGTTGTTTCTGAATTAGATCGCTACATCGTTGGCCAAAAACAAGCCAAAAAAGCTGTAGCTATCGCACTAAGAAATCGCTGGCGTCGCCAAAGAGTTGATAAAAAGTTGCGAGATGAAATTAGCCCCAAAAATATTATTATGATGGGGCCAACTGGATGCGGAAAAACTGAAATAGCCCGCAGACTTGCCAAGCTTGCCAACGCTCCCTTTATAAAAGTAGAGGCCACCAAATTTACTGAGGTTGGCTATGTTGGACGCGATGTTGATTCTATGGTGAGAGACTTAGTCGAGTGTTCGGTTAAAATGTGCAAGGAAAACGCTATGAAGGGTGTCGCAAGCAAAGCTGCGCAACGAGCACAAGAGCGAATACTTGATATTTTGCTGCCAGCGCCACAATCGCCTAAAACTATGCCTTTCGATCTTAGAGAAGTAGAACAGCCTACTGAGCCACCTGCCGACAAACAACACGATGAAACTCGCGAAAAAATGCGGGCGATGCTCAAAGAAGGAAAACTCGATAATAAGGAAGTTAATATTGAGGTAAGCCAAGCTTCCAACGGTCCTGTCATGCACATGTTTGGTCAAACTGGTATGGAAGATATGGCTAACCAAATCCAAGAAGCTCTTCAGGGAGCTATGGGGCGCGGACGCAAAAAGAAGAAAAAAATGACAGTGCCTGAAGCTCTAGAAGTGCTTCAATCGGAAGAAGCTGCTCGTCTGATCGATATGGAGCAGGTCCAACGGGATGCAGTAGAGATTGCCGAACAAAATGGAATTATTTTTATCGATGAAATAGATAAAGTTGCCAAAGCTGATGGAGGTAAAGGCCCTGATGTCAGTCGTGAAGGCGTACAGCGAGATATTTTGCCAATTGTTGAAGGCTCAACTGTATCTACCAAATATGGCTTTGTAAAAACTGATCATATTTTATTTATAGCAGCAGGCGCTTTCCATATTTCCAAGCCTTCAGATTTAATTCCTGAGCTGCAAGGACGTTTCCCTATCCGTGTAGAACTCGATTCTCTCAATCAAGAAGATTTTATTCGTATCTTGACCGAGCCAGAAAATAGCCTTGTCAAACAGTATAGTGCTCTTTTAAAGACCGAAGATGTGGATTTAAAATTTGAAAGCAGCGGAATTAAGAGCATTGCCCAAGTGGCCTACAATGTTAATTCCTCCCAAGAAAACATTGGAGCTCGGCGTCTTCATACCGTTATGGAGAAACTGCTAGAAGAAGAGAGTTTTTCTTCCCCTGATACACCCAACACTCAGGTTGTGATCGATGAAAAACTTGTCTTAGAGCGTCTCTCACCTATATTGAAAGACGAAGATCTCAGCAAGTACATTCTCTAA
- the hslV gene encoding ATP-dependent protease subunit HslV: MGNFMFHATTILAVRKNGHLVLAGDGQVSLGQSIVKANANKLRTLCDGQVLAGFAGSTADAFKLFDLFEAKIKSHSGQFVRAAVELAKEWRSDRILRRLEAMLLVGNKDKILLISGTGDVLEPDCDVHAIGSGGHYALAAARALSESTELDARTIAQKAMNIAADICVYTNHHHVFLEL, encoded by the coding sequence ATGGGAAATTTCATGTTTCATGCGACTACAATTCTAGCGGTTAGAAAAAATGGCCATTTGGTTTTGGCAGGTGACGGACAAGTAAGTCTTGGTCAATCTATTGTAAAGGCCAATGCCAATAAATTAAGAACCTTGTGCGATGGGCAAGTTTTGGCAGGGTTCGCCGGCTCCACTGCTGATGCCTTTAAGCTTTTCGACCTCTTTGAAGCCAAGATTAAATCCCACAGTGGACAATTTGTGAGAGCCGCCGTTGAGCTAGCCAAGGAATGGCGTTCTGATCGGATTTTACGCCGTCTTGAAGCCATGCTATTGGTGGGCAATAAAGATAAAATTTTATTGATTTCTGGTACGGGTGATGTACTTGAGCCTGATTGCGATGTTCACGCAATCGGTTCGGGCGGACACTATGCTCTTGCTGCCGCACGAGCCCTATCTGAGTCAACAGAATTAGATGCACGAACCATTGCTCAAAAAGCAATGAACATAGCAGCAGATATTTGTGTGTACACCAATCATCATCACGTATTTTTGGAACTTTAA
- a CDS encoding S8 family serine peptidase, which produces MKRPSTYPGRIALSAILTSIILLLANQAIAKEYIVKLKNHPLQYSFDYLASSTNNTYKVNGIAEDMGLIKVDAKVDENSEDAQLKLKKYFDAEYVVPNVKLHAFIDDSDPRRAEQWALDVIHAADAWNISPGSKSVVVAVIDTGVDMTHEDLKGNIWENPGEIAGNKVDDDNNGYIDDVHGWDFFAKDKDPTDETGGQNPGHGTHCSGIVGALCGNGLGVCGISPVVSIMPLRFLDKNGSGDLFDSVKAIEYAMNNGAHIISASWGANIDRSGAQPIIDAIQKAEEKGLIFVVAASNDGKSNDTTEVYPANAQTPNIISVAASNSNDQKPSWSNYGRKVDLAAPGENILSTVPGGYEELSGTSMATPYVAGLVALMKSLDISLTGAQARSILQSTGAKVDIQTASNTRIDAKNALQAVASQSLTVVPAAATFKVNDEFDFAAWGGVGPYTFSSDNSDIASVDEQGHLVAKALGSVIINVSDSAGNTARSVSVEISDGSGGGGGSGDCPFGNDFMCQIMCLFDPSQSWCQGGGGGGGGLPFPIPGLPGLPGLPGMPGNI; this is translated from the coding sequence ATGAAAAGACCTTCAACATATCCTGGAAGAATAGCTCTTTCGGCTATTCTGACCTCTATAATATTGTTGCTCGCCAATCAAGCAATAGCTAAAGAATATATAGTAAAATTGAAAAATCATCCCCTGCAATATAGTTTCGATTATCTGGCAAGTTCAACAAATAATACTTACAAAGTAAATGGCATAGCTGAGGATATGGGCCTTATCAAGGTTGATGCCAAAGTTGATGAAAATTCTGAAGATGCTCAGTTGAAATTAAAAAAATATTTTGACGCTGAATATGTTGTACCCAACGTAAAACTGCATGCTTTTATCGATGATTCTGATCCAAGAAGAGCTGAACAATGGGCTTTGGACGTTATACATGCTGCTGATGCATGGAATATTTCGCCAGGCAGTAAATCAGTAGTTGTAGCTGTGATCGATACAGGTGTTGATATGACGCATGAGGATCTAAAAGGCAACATTTGGGAAAATCCAGGTGAGATAGCTGGCAATAAGGTCGATGATGACAACAACGGTTATATCGATGATGTTCATGGCTGGGATTTTTTTGCTAAAGATAAAGATCCAACAGATGAAACTGGCGGACAAAATCCAGGTCATGGCACTCATTGCTCAGGTATTGTTGGGGCTTTATGTGGCAATGGTTTGGGTGTGTGTGGAATTAGTCCTGTCGTATCAATAATGCCTTTGCGTTTTTTGGATAAAAATGGTTCTGGGGACCTGTTTGATTCCGTAAAAGCTATCGAATACGCCATGAATAACGGAGCTCATATTATCAGTGCTAGCTGGGGAGCAAATATTGACCGCTCAGGTGCTCAGCCAATCATTGATGCAATTCAAAAAGCTGAAGAAAAAGGTCTAATTTTTGTTGTGGCAGCATCAAACGATGGCAAGTCCAATGATACGACTGAGGTATATCCTGCAAATGCGCAAACACCAAACATAATCTCAGTAGCAGCTTCTAACAGCAACGATCAAAAACCGTCATGGTCAAATTATGGACGCAAAGTTGATCTTGCGGCACCCGGTGAAAATATTTTAAGCACAGTGCCAGGAGGTTATGAAGAACTGTCTGGAACCTCAATGGCAACTCCATATGTTGCTGGTCTAGTAGCATTGATGAAATCTTTGGATATTAGTCTTACTGGAGCGCAAGCTCGATCTATTTTGCAAAGCACTGGAGCAAAGGTAGACATTCAAACAGCAAGCAATACCAGAATTGATGCGAAAAATGCTCTACAAGCTGTGGCGAGCCAAAGTCTAACGGTAGTGCCAGCAGCAGCTACGTTCAAAGTTAACGATGAATTTGATTTTGCTGCATGGGGTGGTGTTGGACCCTATACTTTTAGCTCAGATAATTCAGACATAGCATCGGTCGATGAGCAGGGGCATTTAGTTGCTAAAGCTTTAGGAAGTGTCATCATCAATGTAAGTGATAGTGCGGGAAATACGGCCCGGTCGGTAAGTGTAGAAATAAGTGATGGCTCAGGCGGCGGAGGAGGTAGCGGCGACTGTCCTTTCGGTAACGATTTCATGTGCCAAATCATGTGTCTCTTCGATCCAAGTCAGTCTTGGTGCCAAGGCGGTGGCGGTGGCGGTGGTGGTTTGCCATTCCCTATTCCAGGTTTGCCAGGTCTACCAGGACTCCCAGGTATGCCCGGAAATATCTAA